In Plasmodium malariae genome assembly, chromosome: 11, the following proteins share a genomic window:
- the PALM gene encoding liver merozoite formation protein, putative, producing MKLLSFNLFMLAFFFFVLTMSLCKKVLFIDILNGINVNYNKKKYINKNMSYNHENVSQKTLFVSKNEIQTSIANEESCTLDDDKNENILKQYIYTLSHLTIFDIDREKDIPLNISLLLKACLASHNYIKNVEIYTSDVKNKNLCSFIYENRENFESFFNLHVLKYLEFFDNPNIEELLKSYIDEKNIYENEFEIYKKIDKNTTIKKDILLDILFECLRLNKIIQYSLAINKFNVLSYHIMLKIFAYFKSNGIYYYIFLHNINKIKYYYSKKNIKEEDKNKIYQIVDHYLHILNYMNTM from the coding sequence atgaaattactttcctttaacttatttatgctagcctttttcttttttgttttaacaATGTCCCTTTGTAAAAAAGTGCTGtttattgatatattaaatggaATTAATGTGAactataacaaaaaaaaatatataaataaaaatatgtcttATAACCATGAAAATGTTTCACAAAAGACTTTATTTGtaagtaaaaatgaaatacagACATCCATAGCAAATGAAGAATCTTGTACATTAGAcgatgataaaaatgaaaatatattaaagcaATATATCTATACATTATCCCACTTAACTATTTTTGACATTGATAGAGAAAAAGATATCCCCCTAAACATTTCTTTATTGTTAAAAGCTTGTTTAGCAtcacataattatattaaaaatgtggaaatatatacttcagacgtaaaaaataaaaatttgtgtTCATTCATTTATGAAAACAGGGAAAATTTTGAAagcttttttaatttacacgtcttaaaatatttggaaTTTTTTGATAATCCAAATATCGAAGAACTATTAAAATCATATatagatgaaaaaaatatttatgaaaatgagttcgaaatttataaaaaaatagataaaaatacaacaattaagaaagatatattattagatatCCTCTTCGAATGTTTaagattaaataaaataattcagtACTCTCTTGCAATCAATAAATTCAACGTGCTCTCATATCATATCATGTTAAAgatttttgcttattttaaaagtaatggtatttattattatatatttctacataatataaataaaataaaatattattactcaaaaaaaaatataaaggagGAAGacaaaaataagatatatcAAATTGTGGACCATTATCTACACATTTTGAATTACATGAACACTATGTAA
- the PmUG01_11060600 gene encoding MYND finger protein, putative produces MADDILKCIHTGFKYVLISSDINNEIKELNFKGSEEKFQNTLGSYFRRIIFDEKGKDELKETIKEKLNTGKANDNEQNENKENLNTITPDLINNAIESSQTYQIIPLTIPSEKTNFFGVNCYIDDIGRIKKLPYNSRASRICSTDIYGDAFLSKTYDNEDFKRCDFTIKEYEEFLKNPPKAENRWDQAQAMQDLLKQMKGPKDGDTNVSTSSTKTTACEHCYTEKNLKRCGKCKKVYYCSIECQRRDFVFHKRICS; encoded by the exons atgGCTGATGATATTTTAAAGTGTATTCACACGGGTTTTAAGTATGTTTTAATAAGTAgtgatataaataatgaaataaaagaattgaATTTTAAAGGAAGTGaagaaaaatttcaaaatacTTTAGGATCTTATTTTAgaagaataatttttgatgaaaaaggaaaagacgAGCTAAAAGAAactataaaagaaaaattaaatacagGTAAAGCAAATgataatgaacaaaatgaaaataaagaaaatttaaatactATAACACCcgatttaataaataatgcaATTGAATCATCTCAAACTTACCAAATTATTCCATTGACAATTCCAtctgaaaaaacaaatttttttggtGTTAATTGTTATATTGATGATATTGGACGAATAAAAAAACTACCTTACAATAGTAGAGCTTCAAGGATATGTAGTACAGATATTTACGGAGATgcatttttatcaaaaactTATGATAATGAAGATTTCAAGAGATGTGATTTTACCATAAAAGAATATGAagaatttttgaaaaatccTCCAAAGGCTGAAAATAG GTGGGACCAAGCGCAAGCCATGCAAGACTTGTTAAAGCAAATGAAAGGGCCGAAAGATGGAGACACTAATGTGAGCACATCAAGCACAAAAACGACTGCTTGTGAACATTGCTATACG gaaaaaaatttaaaaagatgTGGAAAGTGCAAAAAGGTCTACTACTGCTCAATTGAATGTCAAAGAAGAGACTTCGTTTTTCATAAAAGAATTTGCTcatga
- the PmUG01_11060700 gene encoding ATP-dependant RNA helicase, putative — MSKIIDDLFNVFEENDIEENILIKNEEDRIGNNILSVEKNDKEESNNIKNKEEYTETKQSDKIIKEMNANKKNRKEEYHNNNEDKLSNTPQVNYKINIENLINKKRKEDKLIKNQVREEIYNDIQNFDGTTNNVNKKVRKISEEDKNRKKKEKNNTNNSKVEEILIENSKTINNDDVLVLEEFGSDINCIHKCVRPKSYVHNELSESIIPARTYKFELDTFQKKSIECLERNESVLVSAHTSAGKTVIAEYAIALGLRDKQRVIYTSPIKALSNQKYRDLSEEFKDVGLITGDISINPEASIIVMTTEILRSMLYRGSSLTKEVKWVIFDEIHYMRDRDRGVIWEETIILLPLMVRLIFLSATIPNGIQFAEWVSSIKSQACHIVYTDYRPTPLQHYIFPTSSESVFLICDENKEFKRDNFIKAVNAIKEKMNMSEDNLQRNNNINKYAKKMRKNTYDIEKIVQMCHSRNYTPLIIFAFSKKECEVNATSMHKVDLTDETEKEVIKELYENAIQILADDDRALPQVQFILPLLLRGIGIHHGGLLPIIKEIIEIMFQESLLKVLFSTETFSMGINMPAKTVVFTSLKKFDGLEKRLITSGEYIQMAGRAGRRGLDDRGIVIIMLDSPLHWKEAEKLFVGEANRLVSQFHLGYNMILNLLRIEGITPEFMIERSFIQYQMKKNLFQKILAKKRVEEKIKEIFNTLTNIYLDENYQEISKTNLLKNIMMNYYKRVATKKNSSQTLADTESTAPNMADHNMAQSLSHNNNGHNEGGNSQENQKVHVLHGKESVSDTTTTSCNALCSNDNKNLDDENKNYAADNNNNDDSNFNEELKKYGTIYSYISNYYIITSKLVELGESYRSILTSKKNITPYLALGRLIYLVEEDQKWGWCICIEGRVIEGKNMGGKRSTESSSYSNNNNNYNNNSNNSYSNNYSNGDTFHKHSYADGNDPGDMLVVDCLVPYNESKKRKRTQYDDDENGSEDRGTADRDIGNNENENDEREYIPPSDRLKAKWKFMCFHIKCIYQISAVVLSIDKPFDKKSEEEIENVRLKYNTMVSCLKGEKNIPVISPYQMDIKDEAFLKIVKNISYHENVLKKNKLLNNKNLNKYYHMYNKYVALQFEKNILESNIEKCRFIVLKKELKNMLILLESLNYIEISHNLENIKDENEVKTIQNVARTSEQSDISLTNQQNIFNTNEQTVGSTDDRLIYQNHNSDSKNNHGGSKNANVNNNMGEEKNYIVTMKGQIASAILSVDELVISELFFSNFFSKYNFDYICAFLSCFVYDESTNKDITINDPILVEGYQQIIKTATSVANKMNHCGMNINLKDYLDKFKSSIMPIVLLWARGHSFMEILTDSQIYEGSIIRTLRRLDELLRQMICAFRGINNDNMCEILTAATKKLRRGIPFSPSLYL; from the exons ATGTCAAAAATTATTGACGACTTATTTAACGTTTTTGAGGAAAACGATatagaagaaaatattttgataaaaaatgaagaggaCAGAATAGGGAATAACATCTTATCGGTGGAGAAGAATGACAAGGAGGAAagtaataacataaaaaataaagaagagtATACTGAAACAAAACAGtctgataaaataataaaagaaatgaatgctaataagaaaaataggAAAGAAGAATATCacaataataatgaagaTAAGTTATCAAATACACCACAagtaaattacaaaataaatattgaaaatttaattaataagaaaagaaaagaggaTAAATTGATTAAAAATCAAGTTAgagaagaaatatataatgatatacaaaattttgatGGAACTactaataatgtaaataagaAAGTAAGAAAAATATCTGAAGAAGATaagaatagaaaaaaaaaggaaaaaaataatacaaataactCAAAAGTAGAAGAGATACTAATTGAAAATagtaaaacaataaataatgatgatgTTCTAGTTTTAGAAGAATTTGGTAGTGATATTAATTGTATTCATAAGTGTGTAAGACCCAAAAGTTATGTACATAATGAACTAAGTGAATCCATAATCCCAGCTAGAACGTATAAATTCGAGTTAGATACATTTCAAAAAAAGTCAATAGAATGTTTAGAAAGAAATGAAAGCGTTCTAGTATCAGCTCATACCTCTGCAGGAAAAACAGTAATAGCTGAATATGCAATAGCCTTAGGTCTAAGAGATAAACAACGCGTTATTTATACTAGCCCAATTAAAGCATTGAGTAATCAAAAATATAGAGACTTAAGTGAAGAATTTAAAGATGTCGGTTTAATTACAGGAGATATTTCTATAAATCCTGAAGCCTCTATAATTGTTATGACCACAGAAATATTACGATCCATGTTATATAGAGGATCTTCTCTAACAAAAGAAGTAAAATGGGTTATATTTGATGAAATTCATTATATGAGAGATAGAGACAGAGGGGTTATATGGGAAGAGAcgattattttattaccttTAATGGTTCGactcatttttttaagtgCAACAATACCGAACGGAATTCAGTTTGCTGAATGGGTTAGCAGTATTAAAAGTCAAGCTTGTCATATTGTATATACAGATTATAGACCCACCCCATTacaacattatatttttcctacATCTAGTGAAagtgtttttttaatatgtgatgaaaataaagaatttaaaagAGATAATTTTATCAAAGCTGTTAATGctattaaggaaaaaatgaacatgTCAGAAGATAATTTACaaaggaataataatattaataagtacgctaaaaaaatgagaaaaaatacttatgatattgaaaaaattgttCAGATGTGTCACTCCCGTAATTATACCcctttaattatttttgccTTTTCAAAAAAGGAATGTGAAGTAAATGCAACTAGCATGCATAAAGTGGATTTAACAGATGAAACAGAAAAAGAAGTAATAAAAGAGTTATATGAAAATGCAATACAAATTTTAGCTGATGATGACCGTGCATTACCACAGGTCCAATTTATTTTACCCTTACTGTTAAGAGGAATTGGAATACACCATGGAGGTTTATTACCTATCATTAAAGAGATTATCGAAATAATGTTTCAAGAGTCTTTGTTAAAAGTTTTATTTAGTACAGAAACTTTTTCTATGGGCATAAATATGCCAGCTAAAACTGTTGTCTTTacttctttaaaaaaatttgatggCTTAGAAAAAAGATTAATAACATCTGGAGAATATATTCAAATGGCTGGAAGAGCTGGTAGGAGAGGATTAGATGATAGAGGAATTGTCATCATTATGTTAGATAGCCCTCTTCATTGGAAAGAAGCAGAAAAATTGTTTGTAGGTGAAGCCAATAGATTAGTTAGTCAGTTCCATCTAGGatataatatgatattaaatttattaagaatTGAAGGTATTACCCCAGAATTTATGATTGAAAGGTCATTTATTCAatatcaaatgaaaaaaaatctttttcaaaaaattttagctaaaaaaagagtagaagaaaaaattaaagaaatatttaacactttaacaaatatttacCTAGACGAAAATTACCAAGAAATAAGCAAAAcaaatcttttaaaaaatattatgatgaattattacaaaagagtagcaacaaaaaaaaatagcagtCAAACTTTAGCAGACACGGAAAGTACAGCACCTAATATGGCGGACCACAATATGGCTCAGTCACTCtcacataataataatgggcATAATGAAGGAGGAAATTCACAAGAAAACCAAAAAGTACATGTACTTCATGGTAAGGAGAGTGTAAGTGATACTACAACCACCTCCTGCAATGCACTCTGCAGTAATGACAACAAAAATTTGGATGacgaaaacaaaaattatgctgctgataataataataatgatgacaGTAATTTTAACGAGGAGCTAAAAAAGTACGGTAccatatattcttatatatctaattattatataatcacAAGTAAATTAGTAGAACTGGGGGAGTCCTACAGGTCTATATTAACATCGAAGAAAAACATAACCCCCTATTTAGCCCTTGGCAGGTTGATATACCTTGTTGAGGAAGACCAGAAATGGGGGTGGTGCATTTGCATAGAAGGAAGAGTCATTGAAGGGAAAAACATGGGCGGAAAGAGGAGCACAGAAAGTAGTAgttatagtaataacaataataattacaataataacagtaacaacAGTTATAGCAATAATTACAGTAATGGAGATACTTTTCATAAACATAGCTACGCAGATGGGAATGATCCGGGAGATATGTTAGTTGTTGATTGTCTCGTTCCCTATaatgaaagtaaaaaaagaaagcgAACGCAGTATGATGACGATGAAAATGGAAGTGAAGACAGAGGTACAGCTGACAGAGACATTGGTAACAATGAAAACGAGAATGACGAGAGAGAATATATTCCACCAAGTGATAGATTAAAAGCAAAATGGAAATTTATGTGTTTTCATATTAAATGCATTTATCAAATATCAGCAGTCGTATTAAGCATAGACAAGccatttgataaaaaaagtgAAGAAGAAATTGAAAACGTTAGATTGAAATATAACACCATGGTCAGTTGtttaaaaggagaaaaaaatattccagTTATTAGTCCCTATCAAATGGATATTAAAGATGAggcatttttaaaaattgtaaaaaatataagttatcatgaaaatgtattaaaaaaaaataaattattaaataataaaaacttaaataaatattatcatatgtataataagtATGTTGCCTTacaatttgaaaaaaacattttagaGTCGAACATTGAAAAATGCCGATTTATTGttcttaaaaaagaattaaaaaatatgctcATTTTGTTGGAgagtttaaattatattgaaaTTTCGCacaatttagaaaatataaaggatgaaaatgaagtaaaaactATTCAGAATGTTGCTAGGACGAGTGAGCAAAGTGATATAAGCCTGACAAATCagcaaaatattttcaatacaaatgaacaaacTGTTGGTTCCACAGATGATCGCTTAATCTACCAAAATCACAATAGTGATAGCAAAAACAACCACGGTGGTAGTAAAAATGccaatgttaataataacatgggtgaggaaaaaaattacatagtTACTATGAAAGGACAAATAGCGAGCGCAATTTTAAGTGTTGATGAATTAGTAATATCAGAATTGTtcttttccaattttttcagtaaatataattttgattATATATGTGCTTTCCTATCATGTTTTGTATATGATGAATCCACAAATAAAGACATCACAATTAATGACCCCATACTAGTGGAGGGGTATCAGCAAATCATAAAAACTGCAACCAGTGTagcaaataaaatgaatCACTGTggaatgaatataaatttaaaagattaCCTTGATAAATTTAAGTCCTCCATTATGCCTATCGTTTTATTATGGGCTCGTGGGCACTCATTTATGGAAATTTTAACGGACTCACAAATTTACGAAGGGTCTATTATACGAACCCTAAg GCGTTTGGACGAACTGCTAAGGCAAATGATCTGCGCATTCAGAGGAATTAATAATGACAACATGTGCGAAATTTTAACAGCTGCAACTAAAAAGTTGAGACGCGGTATCCCATTCTCGCCCTCTTTGTATTTATAA
- the PmUG01_11060800 gene encoding conserved Plasmodium protein, unknown function: MSVGVPVTKSFNKLKKYPYEINKFDRRETNEYFYLPVDCPRMKKCDDAYCPLAHTKLEKIFHPIVYKTQACQMAKDGACDYFQKCAFYHDSNDKNEAHLNWTIWEKKWDKWRNNIDTILTQHNKNDKEIRRKVESILKIRMPHFNYSTNKNNLFFNKNMSYNSTWPNLSNISGTNVGNSSIGNSGVVNSGMVNSSMIGSTMVGSSLVSSNMVSNSAVSSSVGSNSVGSNNMGSSCIGNNNNKMNSVNNILCNSLNSPLMQCPTSLFNNTWNKHLNGSKKNFKNGNEGKHNNMNSSINSNINSNMNSNINSNINSNINSNINSSINSNINGNSNNNSNSCWMNEINDIGNMNFEKTSHMNTNIVGKNNAYYDETLSYNSNATDCGMNLDMLDNNAYKVVEFCFTDYETNRNNSSNNSSCNNNNSSNNNSSSNNNNSSNNNSSSNNNSSSNNNSSSNINSSSNINSSSNINSSSNNNINSYGSNNSNNCKDDSAEIFNVHLVNSFFSLHGPKGIENERQSSSNISSNNNNIYGGNIFQDVKYNKTCEYIPNISEEISDNRYKKSHTLSANFKENFITDMNSSVNNFELTNSKYFCNNSNNTAIFDNYVNLSTFFDVNVNNKLNSFTNISNCNTFDHLTFDEMTKNNNANNFFLSNENVVVEGANNMRNGEQIADVNSGSLKEEVKWEKEEKEEKGVKEGKEEMAVNSASNLLGGSGGKTANKISKKGKNKKGVANGLSNTSNNITAVVASSNTVNNESSNNNSNATRSGNNVKEPNFSEIISPKNSENKCEAHDKKKNNKKENRQNKNCINEKDPDENKNGNNKMSHEKEKNDDDCKSIENTSFLDKEKNKNMKNKNNENQNNNKKNNNTATNNNNSVAKNAGKHAKKSVTENANNNNNTKDKKMNEQNSENVCNEGSFSNRKNIPCFQLKRSYSDVSSENKNNNDCSTPKNNNSSNNGSCNNFNSSNITCNNGSNAKEIDKCNNNELVNNSDKINKKKINNNSATSNSACNNANINVSNNVSNNESNNASNKDHKHNAAISGSIICEKADKKNNINDSVSFNHQISRDDKYVKCVDINEEDDKRKKKNIDNNKNNFLNGKDNSCKGSSNSVAKTPVNNVKVSANENNIHSSSDNVGNAPNGSVATTLIHSPPRINSHDKENKKKNNTTTTNNCNNDSNNNTANTCNNDSNNNTTNNCNNDSNNNTTNNCNNDSNNNTTNNCNNDSNNNITNNSNSGINNNITNNSNSGSNNNITNNSNSGSNNNNKITFGYVNNKENINNSNHSATNANCSIRRTSAIESMPNSDNIGGDKKYVNNSLGVNYTYKKDNMFLNELNKMNEYCISNKRIIKGQNNIFCNSSRNNMENMIDSCISIDNKSEEFEHYKNMNTNYSKKNNNKSFFKKEKSLNMEVQGISDDNTISSTLDEHMNRILKGNNRTNDSNNIFFRKDEIFSSAGNNNCFENNIENSIENSIENSNKCEDYNLNDNEVNESFDYTNNLLNIFLSCNSINENFDEVNEGSTNFDEYKSDTNSFNNIEKSMTNICEIFNNSSNNNSNLFGNYNFYGQTCLQCKHYKNEIKNLMQQVQFLREELLRYKQIIIASGINDNFDNKFNNWNYN; encoded by the coding sequence ATGAGTGTCGGTGTACCAGTTACCAAATcttttaacaaattaaaaaagtatccatacgaaataaataaatttgataGAAGAGaaacaaatgaatatttttatttacctgTTGACTGTCCTCGTATGAAAAAATGTGATGATGCATATTGTCCATTAGCACACACAAAATTAGAAAAGATATTTCATCCCATAGTATACAAAACACAAGCTTGTCAAATGGCAAAAGATGGAGCTTGTGATTACTTTCAGAAATGTGCTTTTTATCATGATTcgaatgataaaaatgaggCACATTTAAATTGGACCAtttgggaaaaaaaatgggacAAATGGAGGAATAATATTGATACTATTTTAACtcaacataataaaaatgataaagaaataagaagaaaagtagaaagtattttaaaaatacgtATGCctcattttaattatagtacaaataaaaataacctattttttaacaaaaatatgtcTTATAATTCTACTTGGCCAAATTTGAGTAATATCAGTGGAACAAACGTAGGAAATAGTAGCATAGGGAATAGTGGTGTAGTAAATAGTGGTATGGTAAACAGTAGCATGATAGGTAGTACTATGGTGGGTAGTAGCTTAGTAAGTAGTAACATGGTGAGTAACAGTGCAGTAAGTAGTAGCGTAGGAAGTAATAGCGTAGGAAGCAACAACATGGGAAGTAGCTGCATAGGAAATAACAACAACAAAATGAACAGCGTAAATAACATCTTGTGCAACTCTTTGAATTCTCCACTAATGCAATGTCCCACCTCTCTTTTTAACAACACATGgaataaacatttaaatggtagtaaaaaaaatttcaaaaatggAAACGAAggtaaacataataatatgaatagtagtattaatagtaatattaatagtaatatgaatagtaatattaatagtaatattaatagtaatattaatagtaatattaatagtagtattaatagtaatattaatggtaatagtaataataacagtaactCATGCTGGATGAATGAGATAAATGATATTGGAAATATGAATTTTGAGAAAACCTCACATATGAACACAAATATTGtgggaaaaaataatgcatattATGATGAGACATTAAGTTACAATAGTAATGCTACAGATTGTGGGATGAATCTTGATATGTTGGATAACAATGCATATAAAGTTGTtgaattttgttttactgATTATGAAACAAATAGGAATAACAGCAGCAACAATAGTAGTtgtaataacaacaatagcAGTAACAACAACAGTAGCAGTAACAACAACAATAGCAGTAACAACAACAGTAGCAGTAACAACAACAGTAGCAGTAACAACAACAGTAGCAGTAACATCAACAGTAGCAGTAACATCAACAGTAGCAGTAACATCAACAGTAGCAGTAACAACAACATTAACAGTTACGGCAGTAACAACAGTAACAACTGCAAGGACGATAGTGCCGAAATTTTTAATGTTCATTTGGTGAATTCCTTCTTTTCATTACATGGTCCTAAAGGAATAGAAAATGAAAGGCAAAGTTCTTCAAATATTAGTAgcaataacaacaatatatatggaggtaatatttttcaagacgtgaaatataacaaaacatGTGAATATATTCCAAACATTTCAGAAGAAATAAGCGATAACCGATATAAAAAATCACACACTTTATCCgctaattttaaagaaaattttataacagatatgaacagttcagttaacaattttgaattaactaattcaaaatatttttgcaataattctaataataCAGCTATATTCGATAACTACGTGAACTTGTCTACTTTCTTTGACgtaaatgttaataataagtTAAATAGTTTTACGAATATTTCAAACTGTAATACGTTCGACCACCTGACTTTTGATGAGATGaccaaaaataataatgctaataattttttcctgtCAAATGAAAATGTAGTAGTAGAAGGAGCAAACAACATGAGAAATGGTGAACAGATAGCAGATGTAAACAGTGGAAGTTTGAAGGAAGAGGTGAAATGggagaaagaagaaaaggaagaaaagggagtaaaagaaggaaaagaagaaatggCAGTAAACAGTGCTAGTAATTTATTAGGGGGAAGTGGTGGAAAGACCGCAAATAAGATATCGAAAAagggtaaaaataaaaagggtGTTGCAAATGGTTTAAGTAATACTAGCAATAACATTACCGCTGTAGTTGCAAGTAGTAACACTGTGAACAACGAAAGTAGTAACAACAATAGTAACGCTACTCGAAGTGGTAATAATGTGAAAGAGCCTAATTTTAGCGAGATCATTAGCCCAAAAAACAGCGAAAATAAATGTGAGGCACatgataaaaagaagaacaataaaaaggaaaatcgacaaaacaaaaattgcattaatgaaaaagatccagatgaaaacaaaaatggaaataacaaaatgtcgcatgaaaaggaaaagaacgATGATGATTGTAAAAGTATTGAAAACACTTCTTTTTtagataaggaaaaaaataaaaatatgaaaaataaaaacaatgaaaatcagaataataataaaaagaataataacacagcaacaaataataacaacagcGTTGCTAAAAATGCGGGAAAACATGCAAAGAAAAGTGTAACAGAGAAtgctaataataataataacacaaaagataaaaagatGAATGAGCAGAATAGTGAAAATGTTTGTAATGAAGGTTCATTTAgtaacagaaaaaatataccaTGTTTTCAACTAAAAAGAAGTTATAGTGATGTTAGCTCggaaaataagaataacaaTGATTGTAGTACCCCCAAgaataataacagtagtaataatGGTAGTTGTAATAATTTCAATAGTAGCAATATCACCTGTAATAATGGCAGTAACGCCAAAGAGATAGATAAGTGCAATAACAATGAGCTCGTTAACAACAGtgacaaaattaataaaaagaaaattaataacaatagtgCAACAAGTAATAGTGCGTGTAACAATGCGAATATTAATGTGAGTAATAATGTGAGTAATAATGAGAGTAATAATGCAAGTAATAAAGACCATAAGCACAATGCAGCAATCAGCGGCAGCATTATCTGTGAAAAAGcggacaaaaaaaacaacattAATGATAGCGTTAGTTTTAACCACCAAATTAGTAGAGatgataaatatgtaaaatgtgTAGATATTAATGAAGAAGAtgataagagaaaaaaaaaaaatatagataacAATAAgaataactttttaaatgGTAAGGACAATAGCTGTAAAGGAAGCAGTAACAGTGTAGCAAAGACCCCCGTTAATAATGTTAAGGTAAGTGCAAATGAAAACAATATTCACAGTAGTAGTGATAATGTGGGTAATGCTCCTAATGGTTCTGTTGCTACCACGTTGATCCATAGTCCACCGAGAATTAACAGTCATGacaaagaaaacaaaaaaaaaaacaatactactactactaataattgtaataacgatagtaataataatactgcTAATACTTGTAATAAcgatagtaataataatactactaataattgtaataacgatagtaataataatactactaataattgtaataacgatagtaataataatactactaataattgtaataacgatagtaacaataatattactaataatagcaatagcggtattaataataatattactaataatagcaatagtggtagtaataataatattactaataatagcaatagtggtagtaataataataacaaaataaccTTTGgctatgtaaataataaagaaaacattaataatagtaatcaCAGTGCAACTAATGCCAATTGTTCCATTAGAAGAACATCTGCTATTGAATCCATGCCCAACAGTGATAACATTGGCGGAGATAAAAAATACGTCAATAACAGTTTAGGagtaaattatacatataagaaAGACAATATGTTCTTAAATGAACTAAATAAGATGAATGAATATTGTATTTCGAATAAACGTATTATTAAGGgccaaaataatatattttgtaatagttcaagaaataatatggaaaatatgATTGATAGTTGTATAAGTATAGACAATAAATCAGAAGAATTTGAGcactataaaaatatgaacactaattatagtaaaaaaaataacaacaaatcattttttaaaaaagagaagagcTTAAATATGGAAGTGCAAGGCATAAGTGATGATAATACAATTAGCAGCACATTAGATGAACACATGAATAGAATTCTAAAAGGAAATAACAGAACGAACGATagtaataacatttttttcagAAAAGATGAAATATTTAGTTCAGcaggaaataataattgttttgaaaataatattgaaaatagtATCGAAAATAGTATTGAAAATAGTAACAAATGTGAggattataatttaaatgataacGAAGTTAATGAATCATTTgattatacaaataatttgttgaatatatttttgtcatgtaatagtataaatgaaaattttgatgAAGTAAATGAAGGTAGTACCAATTTTGACGAGTATAAATCAGACAcgaattcttttaataatatagagAAAAGTATGACAAATATATGtgaaatatttaacaatTCTTCAAACAATAATTCTAATCTTTTTGGCAATTACAACTTTTATGGACAAACATGTTTACAATGTAAGCATTATaagaatgaaataaaaaacttaatGCAGCAAGTACAATTTTTAAGGGAAGAGCTTTTAagatataaacaaataattattgcATCGGgaataaatgataattttgataataaatttaataattggAATTACAACTAG